A genomic stretch from Pseudomonas mendocina includes:
- a CDS encoding lysophospholipase, whose product MNHQSLWIECNDASPLYLNHWSAQRPAKAVIMLAHGMSEHSGRYARLAEALTAEGIELYAHDQRGHGKTAEHGVAGHFADKDGWQLVIRDLERINHHIRRDHPQTPIILLGHSMGSYIGMAYLMRHSCSVQGAILSGSNYQPVALYKIAEKLARFERWRQGPLGRSALIEFVSFGSFNKRFKPNRTAFDWLSRDPQEVDTYINDPLCGKRCSNQLWIDLLGGLQSITPPENLAQIDSKLPLLVIGGSCDPVSQGQRQLDLANALRQSGHMKVQVQLYPEARHELLNETNRDEATRYIINWLLQVTGLMQQSPSAQERQQ is encoded by the coding sequence ATGAACCATCAGTCCTTATGGATCGAGTGCAACGATGCATCCCCCTTGTACCTAAATCACTGGTCTGCGCAGCGTCCTGCCAAAGCAGTGATCATGCTCGCTCACGGCATGTCGGAACACAGTGGCCGATATGCTCGGCTGGCTGAGGCGCTTACAGCAGAAGGCATAGAGCTTTACGCCCATGATCAGCGTGGCCACGGTAAAACGGCCGAACATGGTGTTGCCGGGCACTTTGCCGACAAGGACGGCTGGCAATTGGTGATTCGCGACCTGGAGCGCATCAACCATCACATTCGCCGTGATCACCCGCAAACCCCCATTATTCTGCTGGGCCACAGTATGGGCAGTTATATCGGCATGGCCTATCTGATGCGCCACAGTTGCAGCGTGCAAGGTGCCATTCTCTCCGGCTCGAATTACCAGCCCGTTGCGCTGTACAAAATAGCCGAGAAATTGGCTCGGTTCGAACGTTGGCGCCAAGGTCCTTTGGGGCGTAGCGCCCTAATCGAGTTTGTTTCGTTTGGCTCTTTCAACAAGCGTTTCAAACCTAACCGCACAGCCTTCGACTGGCTCAGCCGAGATCCACAAGAGGTCGACACCTACATCAACGATCCATTGTGCGGCAAGCGTTGCAGCAATCAGTTATGGATTGATCTGCTTGGTGGTCTTCAATCCATCACTCCACCAGAGAATCTCGCGCAGATCGACAGTAAACTCCCGCTGCTAGTTATCGGTGGTAGTTGTGACCCCGTTAGCCAAGGTCAGCGTCAGCTTGATCTGGCAAATGCCCTGCGCCAATCAGGTCACATGAAAGTACAAGTTCAGCTTTACCCAGAGGCCCGTCACGAGCTGTTGAATGAAACTAATCGTGACGAAGCCACTCGTTACATAATCAACTGGCTGTTGCAGGTTACTGGACTTATGCAGCAGTCCCCTTCAGCGCAAGAGAGACAACAATGA
- the gloA gene encoding lactoylglutathione lyase yields the protein MRILHTMLRVTDLTASIDFYTQALGMRLLRRKDYPEGRFTLAFVGYQDESLEAALELTFNWDTDHYELGNGYGHIAVEVEDAAQVCAHAKSLGYQVTREAGVMKHGKTVIAFLQDPNGYKVELIQKGTQQD from the coding sequence ATGCGAATTTTGCACACGATGCTGCGAGTCACTGATCTAACTGCATCCATCGACTTTTATACACAGGCCCTGGGTATGCGTCTGTTGCGACGCAAAGACTATCCGGAAGGTCGGTTTACCCTAGCGTTTGTAGGCTATCAGGACGAAAGCCTTGAGGCAGCCCTGGAGCTGACGTTCAACTGGGATACGGATCATTATGAACTCGGCAACGGTTATGGCCATATCGCGGTTGAAGTTGAGGATGCTGCACAGGTGTGTGCACACGCCAAAAGCCTCGGTTATCAGGTCACACGCGAGGCCGGTGTAATGAAGCACGGTAAGACGGTGATCGCTTTTTTGCAGGACCCCAATGGCTACAAAGTTGAGCTGATTCAGAAGGGGACGCAGCAGGACTGA
- a CDS encoding MaoC family dehydratase, producing MTQSTNTTYDELEVGQTASYSKTVTERDIQLFAEVSGDHNPVHLDAEYAASTMFKERIAHGMFSGALISAAVACELPGPGTIYIGQTMSFTAPVKFGDTLTVRLEILEKLPKFRVKVATRVFNQDDQLVVDGVAEILAPRKKQTVELTKLPPITIG from the coding sequence ATGACTCAAAGCACCAATACAACCTACGACGAACTCGAAGTTGGCCAAACTGCCAGCTACAGCAAAACCGTAACCGAACGCGATATTCAGCTGTTTGCTGAGGTCTCTGGCGACCATAACCCAGTGCATCTTGATGCTGAATACGCTGCCAGCACCATGTTCAAAGAACGTATTGCCCACGGTATGTTCAGTGGTGCCCTGATCAGCGCTGCAGTAGCGTGCGAGTTGCCTGGCCCAGGTACTATTTATATTGGCCAGACCATGAGCTTTACCGCACCGGTAAAATTTGGCGACACCCTGACCGTGCGCTTGGAAATCCTTGAAAAGCTGCCAAAGTTCCGCGTTAAAGTGGCCACTCGTGTATTCAACCAAGACGACCAACTGGTTGTAGACGGTGTTGCCGAGATCCTCGCTCCGCGCAAAAAGCAGACCGTCGAGCTGACTAAGCTGCCTCCGATCACCATCGGCTGA
- the fadD1 gene encoding long-chain-fatty-acid--CoA ligase FadD1 — protein sequence MTENFWKDKYPAGIPTEINPDQYPNIQAVLKDSCQRFANKPAFSNMGKTITYAELYELSGHFAAYLQNNTDLQPGDRIAVQLPNILQYPVVVFGALRAGLVVVNTNPLYTAREMEHQFNDAGAKALVSLANMAHLAEQVLPKTSIKTVIITEVGDMLPPLKRLLVNAVVKHVKKMVPAYNLPQATKFTTVLSKGRNLSVRDVSPVSSDVAVLQYTGGTTGVAKGAMLTHRNLIANMLQVKSLMGADMNEGSEVLIAPLPLYHIYAFTFHCMAMMLIGGHNVLITNPRDLPAMTKDLAKYRFTGFVGLNTLFVALCNSEEFRKLDFSTLKATFSGGMALQLATAERWKQVTGCAISEGYGMTETSPVVSVNPFGNNQIGTIGIPLPSTLCRIVDDAGVEQPIGAIGELCVKGPQVMKGYWQRQEATDEILDAEGWLRTGDIGVIQEDGYIRIVDRKKDMILVSGFNVYPNELEDVLATLPGVLQCAAIGIPDEKSGEAIKIFVVVKPGASLSKEQVMEHMRSNVTGYKVPKFVEFRDVLPTTNVGKILRRELRDEELKKLGKK from the coding sequence ATGACCGAAAATTTTTGGAAGGATAAATATCCAGCCGGTATCCCAACCGAGATCAATCCTGATCAGTATCCGAACATCCAAGCAGTACTGAAGGACTCCTGCCAGCGTTTTGCCAACAAGCCTGCATTCAGCAACATGGGCAAAACGATTACCTATGCAGAGCTGTATGAGCTCTCGGGGCATTTCGCAGCCTATCTGCAAAACAATACGGATCTGCAACCAGGTGACCGCATTGCGGTGCAGCTGCCGAACATTCTTCAATACCCAGTTGTGGTCTTTGGCGCCTTGCGCGCCGGGCTGGTTGTGGTCAATACCAACCCGCTGTACACCGCCCGGGAAATGGAACACCAATTTAATGATGCTGGCGCAAAAGCGCTGGTTAGCTTGGCCAACATGGCCCATTTGGCTGAGCAGGTTTTGCCCAAGACCAGCATCAAGACTGTGATCATCACCGAAGTGGGTGACATGCTGCCGCCGCTCAAGCGGCTGCTGGTCAATGCGGTTGTGAAACACGTGAAGAAAATGGTTCCGGCATACAATTTGCCGCAAGCCACGAAGTTCACCACTGTTTTGAGCAAGGGCCGTAACCTGAGTGTTCGTGACGTTAGCCCGGTCAGCTCTGATGTCGCTGTTCTGCAATATACCGGCGGTACTACGGGTGTCGCCAAAGGCGCGATGCTGACTCACCGTAACCTTATTGCCAACATGCTCCAGGTCAAATCGTTGATGGGAGCCGACATGAATGAGGGCAGCGAGGTACTGATTGCGCCGCTGCCGCTGTATCACATTTATGCATTCACCTTTCATTGCATGGCGATGATGCTGATTGGTGGTCACAACGTGTTGATCACTAACCCGCGTGATTTGCCTGCAATGACGAAGGATCTGGCCAAATACCGATTCACCGGTTTTGTTGGCCTGAATACCTTGTTTGTTGCCCTGTGCAACAGTGAAGAGTTCCGCAAACTGGACTTCTCCACCCTGAAAGCTACCTTCAGCGGCGGCATGGCATTGCAGCTCGCCACTGCCGAGCGTTGGAAGCAAGTCACCGGCTGTGCCATCAGTGAAGGCTATGGCATGACTGAGACCAGCCCGGTTGTATCCGTGAACCCATTTGGTAATAACCAGATCGGCACCATCGGTATTCCGTTGCCTTCAACGCTGTGCCGTATCGTTGACGATGCCGGTGTTGAACAGCCGATAGGTGCGATTGGTGAGTTGTGCGTCAAAGGTCCACAAGTCATGAAGGGCTACTGGCAGCGTCAGGAGGCCACCGACGAGATTTTAGATGCTGAAGGGTGGCTGCGCACCGGTGACATTGGTGTGATCCAAGAGGATGGCTACATCCGCATTGTCGACCGCAAGAAAGACATGATTTTGGTGTCTGGCTTTAACGTCTACCCGAACGAGCTGGAAGACGTGCTGGCCACGCTGCCTGGCGTGCTGCAATGTGCTGCGATCGGCATTCCGGATGAGAAATCGGGCGAGGCCATCAAGATATTTGTTGTGGTTAAACCGGGCGCAAGTCTGAGCAAAGAACAGGTCATGGAGCATATGCGCAGCAACGTGACGGGTTATAAAGTGCCTAAGTTTGTTGAGTTCCGCGATGTGCTGCCAACCACTAACGTTGGCAAGATTCTGCGCCGCGAGTTGCGTGATGAAGAGCTGAAGAAACTGGGTAAGAAGTAG
- a CDS encoding alpha/beta hydrolase yields the protein MRFILILAALIWAAPIFASSRCDVAADTQFSDVGDVQLAYQSVGLERDPALLLVMGLGGQLINWPDEVVVSLCEQGFRVIRFDNRDVGLTRWNRSPLRRNLGFELVRYRLGLPVDAAYSLRDMAGDALRLMDSLGIERFHVLGASMGGMIAQHLADLAPQRVMSLTLVMTSSGAAGLPAPNSDLLELLSRREANNREQALEQQADLLAALSSPQVKDDRAVLLQQARQSYDRSFNPDGVKRQLIAILAEPSRVEMLNRLRVPTLVVHGTADPLLPVMHGVHVAAHIKGSELKLIPGLAHRFQEAFKEPILSAVLPYLQAHRGDTHLAGL from the coding sequence ATGCGATTTATCTTGATTCTCGCGGCCCTCATTTGGGCTGCGCCAATTTTTGCGTCCTCGCGCTGCGATGTTGCCGCTGATACACAATTTTCAGATGTGGGGGATGTGCAACTGGCTTACCAGAGTGTGGGCCTGGAGCGCGATCCTGCGTTGTTGCTGGTGATGGGACTTGGCGGGCAGTTAATTAACTGGCCGGATGAGGTGGTGGTCAGCCTGTGCGAACAGGGGTTCCGGGTGATTCGCTTTGATAACCGTGATGTTGGTTTGACACGTTGGAATCGCTCGCCGCTGCGTCGTAATTTGGGGTTTGAGTTGGTTCGCTACCGGCTGGGCTTGCCTGTTGATGCTGCCTACAGTCTGCGTGATATGGCAGGTGATGCGCTGCGACTGATGGATAGCCTAGGCATCGAGCGCTTTCATGTGCTTGGGGCCAGCATGGGCGGAATGATTGCTCAGCATTTGGCTGATCTGGCGCCTCAGCGTGTGATGTCACTGACCCTGGTGATGACCAGCTCGGGGGCTGCGGGTTTGCCTGCGCCGAATTCCGATCTGCTTGAGCTGCTGTCCCGGCGGGAAGCCAATAACCGTGAGCAGGCCTTAGAACAACAGGCTGATTTACTCGCAGCACTGAGTAGTCCGCAGGTCAAAGATGACCGTGCTGTCCTATTACAGCAGGCCAGGCAGTCCTACGACCGTTCATTTAACCCGGATGGCGTGAAGCGGCAGCTGATCGCCATTCTGGCAGAGCCAAGTCGGGTTGAGATGCTAAACCGGCTGCGCGTGCCCACATTGGTGGTGCATGGTACGGCGGATCCGCTGTTGCCTGTCATGCATGGCGTGCATGTGGCTGCACATATTAAAGGCAGTGAATTGAAGCTGATTCCAGGGCTGGCGCACCGCTTTCAGGAAGCTTTTAAAGAGCCAATCCTGTCAGCGGTCTTGCCTTACTTGCAGGCCCATCGAGGCGATACGCACCTGGCTGGCTTGTAA
- the metE gene encoding 5-methyltetrahydropteroyltriglutamate--homocysteine S-methyltransferase, with protein MALSHNLGFPRIGRDRELKKALEAHWRGELSEADLRSTGQQLRSAHWQLQKDAGIDLLPVGDFAWYDQVLTHSLMFGVIPERFRPHAGKPTLQTLFGMARGTVSKESTCCAGAHAQEMTKWFDTNYHYLVPEFTKNQQFALSWEQLFEEVNEAIALGHSVKPVVIGPLTYLWLGKAKGEAFNRLDLLESLLPVYGEVLQRLASLGVEWVQLDEPILSLDLPQEWKSAFERAYNLLQRDPLKKLVATYFAGLEDNLGLAASLPVDGLHIDLVRAPEQFPSILDRLPAYKVLSLGVVNGRNVWRTDLEKVLAILQQAQQRLGDRLWVAPSCSLLHSPVDLSREDRLDDELKGWLAFAVQKCEEVALLTLALNDPQNSKVQLALEKSRAIQASRDASTRIHKADVQARLAAVTAQDSQRRSAFAERIKVQREHLQLPLFPTTTIGSFPQTTAIRLARQSFKAGKLTEAEYTEAMYSEIRHAVEVQENLGLDVLVHGEAERNDMVEYFAEQLDGYAFTRFGWVQSYGSRCVKPAVIYGDLSRPRAMTVDWIRYAQSLTSKVMKGMLTGPVTMLMWSFPRDDISREQQARQLALAIRDEVMDLERAGIRIVQIDEAAFREGLPLRKAQWGEYLNWATEAFRLCASGVADETQIHTHMCYSEFNDVIESIAAMDADVITIETSRSDMELLDAFEAFDYPNEIGPGVYDIHSPRVPDAKDMAKLLRKAARRIPVQRLWVNPDCGLKTRGWPETEAALINMVVAAQTLRREFA; from the coding sequence ATGGCCTTGTCTCACAACCTTGGTTTCCCTCGCATTGGTCGCGACCGCGAATTGAAGAAAGCGCTTGAAGCGCATTGGCGCGGTGAGTTGAGCGAGGCTGACTTGCGCAGCACCGGCCAGCAATTGCGTTCTGCACACTGGCAGCTGCAAAAAGACGCCGGAATTGACCTGCTGCCTGTGGGTGATTTTGCCTGGTATGACCAGGTTCTGACCCACTCATTGATGTTCGGTGTGATACCTGAGCGCTTCCGTCCTCACGCTGGCAAGCCCACATTGCAAACCCTGTTTGGCATGGCTCGCGGTACCGTGAGCAAAGAAAGCACCTGCTGTGCCGGAGCCCATGCACAGGAAATGACAAAGTGGTTTGATACCAACTATCACTATTTGGTCCCAGAGTTCACCAAGAATCAGCAGTTCGCTCTGAGTTGGGAGCAGTTGTTCGAAGAGGTCAACGAGGCCATCGCATTGGGTCATAGCGTAAAACCAGTGGTTATTGGCCCGCTCACTTATCTATGGCTGGGCAAAGCTAAAGGCGAGGCATTCAACCGCCTGGATTTGTTGGAGTCGCTACTGCCTGTCTACGGTGAGGTATTGCAACGCCTGGCCAGCCTTGGGGTTGAGTGGGTGCAGCTCGATGAACCGATTCTGTCACTGGATTTGCCTCAGGAATGGAAGAGTGCGTTTGAACGCGCTTACAACCTGCTGCAACGTGACCCGCTGAAAAAATTGGTAGCGACGTACTTTGCTGGCCTTGAAGACAATCTAGGTCTGGCCGCTAGCTTGCCGGTCGATGGCCTGCATATTGACTTGGTGCGGGCCCCCGAACAGTTTCCAAGCATTCTTGATCGTCTGCCTGCTTACAAAGTGTTGTCGCTGGGCGTGGTTAATGGCCGTAACGTGTGGCGCACTGATTTGGAAAAGGTGCTGGCGATTCTTCAACAGGCACAGCAGCGTCTGGGTGATCGCCTGTGGGTGGCGCCCAGCTGTTCACTGCTGCACAGCCCGGTGGACCTGAGCCGCGAAGACCGTTTGGATGACGAGCTGAAAGGCTGGCTGGCTTTTGCCGTGCAGAAGTGCGAAGAGGTTGCGCTGCTGACGCTTGCGCTTAACGACCCACAAAACAGCAAGGTTCAGCTTGCTCTTGAAAAGAGCCGCGCCATACAGGCAAGCCGTGATGCTTCTACGCGCATCCACAAGGCTGATGTGCAGGCACGCCTTGCGGCAGTTACCGCACAGGATAGTCAGCGTCGATCTGCATTCGCCGAGCGCATTAAGGTACAGCGTGAGCACCTGCAACTGCCCTTGTTTCCCACTACCACCATTGGCTCATTCCCGCAGACCACTGCTATCCGCTTGGCTCGCCAGTCGTTCAAGGCCGGCAAACTTACCGAGGCTGAATACACGGAAGCGATGTACAGCGAGATCCGCCATGCTGTAGAGGTGCAGGAAAATCTCGGATTGGATGTGCTGGTGCACGGCGAAGCAGAGCGCAACGACATGGTTGAGTACTTTGCTGAACAACTGGATGGTTATGCCTTTACTCGTTTCGGTTGGGTTCAGAGTTATGGCTCCCGCTGTGTGAAACCGGCGGTGATTTACGGGGACCTGAGCCGCCCGCGGGCAATGACGGTTGACTGGATTCGCTATGCTCAAAGCCTGACCAGTAAGGTGATGAAGGGCATGCTGACTGGCCCGGTGACCATGCTGATGTGGTCGTTCCCCCGTGACGATATTTCCCGCGAGCAGCAGGCGCGCCAATTGGCGCTGGCGATCCGTGATGAAGTGATGGATTTGGAACGGGCCGGTATTCGAATTGTGCAAATTGACGAAGCCGCATTCCGTGAGGGGTTGCCCCTGCGTAAGGCTCAGTGGGGCGAGTACCTGAACTGGGCGACCGAGGCTTTCCGCTTGTGCGCCAGTGGCGTGGCGGATGAAACCCAGATTCACACTCACATGTGCTACAGCGAGTTCAATGATGTGATTGAGTCCATTGCCGCCATGGACGCAGACGTGATCACCATTGAAACGTCCCGGTCGGACATGGAGTTGTTGGATGCGTTTGAGGCATTCGACTACCCGAACGAGATCGGGCCAGGGGTTTATGATATTCACTCACCTCGGGTTCCGGATGCCAAGGACATGGCCAAGCTGCTGCGTAAAGCCGCCCGTCGTATCCCGGTGCAGCGTTTGTGGGTCAACCCTGATTGTGGACTCAAGACCCGTGGTTGGCCTGAAACTGAGGCAGCGCTGATCAACATGGTCGTGGCGGCGCAGACCCTTCGCAGAGAGTTTGCATAA
- the fadD2 gene encoding long-chain-fatty-acid--CoA ligase FadD2, with protein MQSEFWNDKRPAGVPSEIDLTAYRSVVEVFERSCKTFADRPAFSNMGVTLTYAELDRLSAAFAAYLQKNTDLQPGERIAVQMPNILQYPIAVFGAMRAGLVVVNTNPLYTAREMRHQFKDAGVRALVYLNMFGKLVQDVLPDTDIDYLIEARMGDLMPSLKGWLVNTVVKKIKKMVPDYHLPQAVSFKTAVSQGHGHALKPVKLTQQDVAVLQYTGGTTGVAKGAMLTHGNLVANMLQVNACMSQLGSDGTPLLKQGQEIMIAPLPLYHIYAFTANCMCMMVNGNHNVLITNPRDISGFVKELSKWQFSGLLGLNTLFVALMDHPDFSKLDFSRLKLTNSGGTALVKATAERWKQITGCTIVEGYGLTETSPVASANPYGDAARIGTVGIPMPGTGFKVIDDEGVEQPLGERGELCIKGPQVMLGYWNRPEATTEVLDAEGWFKTGDIAIIDPDGFVRIVDRKKDMIIVSGFNVYPNEIEDVVMAHPKVASCAAIGIPSAKSGEVVKLFVVPRDASLTVEELHAYCKENFTAYKVPKEIVFRDALPMSPVGKILRRELRDTV; from the coding sequence ATGCAGTCGGAATTCTGGAATGATAAACGCCCCGCAGGTGTGCCTAGCGAGATAGATCTCACTGCATACCGCTCAGTTGTCGAGGTGTTTGAGCGTTCATGCAAAACTTTCGCGGACCGCCCTGCCTTTAGCAATATGGGGGTGACGCTGACTTACGCTGAACTCGACCGTCTCTCTGCTGCATTCGCAGCCTATTTGCAAAAGAACACCGATCTGCAGCCGGGCGAACGCATCGCCGTGCAGATGCCTAACATTTTGCAGTATCCCATCGCCGTATTTGGCGCCATGCGCGCAGGGCTGGTGGTGGTGAATACCAACCCGCTGTATACCGCCAGGGAAATGCGCCACCAATTCAAGGATGCCGGTGTCCGTGCGTTGGTCTACCTGAATATGTTCGGCAAACTGGTGCAAGACGTCCTGCCTGACACTGATATTGACTACCTGATCGAGGCCCGCATGGGGGATCTGATGCCAAGCCTTAAAGGTTGGCTGGTCAATACAGTAGTGAAGAAGATCAAGAAGATGGTGCCTGATTACCATCTGCCACAAGCTGTATCGTTTAAAACAGCTGTGAGCCAGGGGCATGGCCATGCCCTCAAACCGGTCAAGCTGACGCAGCAGGATGTTGCTGTGTTGCAATACACCGGCGGTACTACAGGGGTTGCCAAGGGCGCCATGCTCACCCACGGTAATCTGGTTGCCAATATGCTTCAGGTCAACGCCTGCATGTCTCAGCTGGGCAGTGATGGCACGCCTCTGCTCAAGCAAGGGCAGGAAATCATGATCGCGCCGCTGCCGCTGTACCATATCTATGCCTTCACCGCGAATTGCATGTGCATGATGGTTAACGGCAATCACAACGTGCTGATCACTAACCCCCGAGACATTTCAGGTTTTGTCAAAGAGTTGAGCAAATGGCAGTTCTCAGGGCTGTTGGGGTTGAACACGCTGTTTGTCGCGCTGATGGATCACCCGGATTTCAGCAAGCTGGATTTCTCCCGTCTGAAACTGACCAACTCCGGTGGCACTGCATTGGTCAAAGCCACTGCTGAACGCTGGAAGCAAATTACCGGCTGTACCATTGTTGAAGGTTATGGCCTTACGGAGACTTCACCGGTGGCCAGTGCCAACCCGTATGGTGATGCTGCGCGCATTGGCACCGTTGGTATCCCCATGCCTGGTACTGGTTTTAAGGTCATTGATGATGAGGGGGTAGAGCAGCCACTCGGTGAGCGCGGCGAGCTGTGCATCAAGGGGCCGCAGGTGATGCTGGGATACTGGAACCGTCCAGAAGCAACGACTGAGGTGCTGGATGCAGAGGGTTGGTTCAAAACCGGCGACATTGCGATCATTGATCCGGATGGCTTTGTGCGCATTGTTGACCGCAAAAAAGACATGATCATCGTCTCTGGCTTCAATGTGTATCCCAATGAAATCGAGGATGTGGTGATGGCACATCCGAAGGTGGCAAGCTGTGCAGCGATCGGGATTCCGAGCGCCAAGTCAGGCGAGGTGGTGAAGCTTTTTGTGGTGCCTCGGGACGCTTCATTGACCGTTGAGGAACTGCATGCCTACTGCAAAGAAAACTTCACCGCTTACAAAGTGCCCAAGGAGATTGTCTTCCGCGATGCATTGCCGATGAGTCCTGTTGGCAAAATCCTCCGTCGCGAGCTGCGCGATACCGTTTGA
- a CDS encoding methyltransferase domain-containing protein — translation MSLICPICQGALQRVDNGVACPANHRFDRARQGYLNLLPVQHKNSRDPGDNAAMVEARRRFLEGGHYAPLAKRLAELAASYNPECWVDIGCGEGYYTAQLADALPQADGYALDISREAIKRACKRAPQLSWLVASMARVPLADASCQLLASVFSPLDWLEARRLLAPGGGLLRMGPTRDHLMQLRQKLYDEVRDYDDQKHLELIPEGMRLAHSETLSFTLQLTSSEARADLLAMTPHGWRASAERRAAVIAEPFDVTVAIRYDWIEKL, via the coding sequence ATGAGTCTGATTTGTCCTATCTGCCAAGGCGCCTTGCAACGCGTCGATAACGGTGTGGCATGTCCGGCCAACCACCGTTTCGACCGTGCCCGCCAGGGCTACCTGAACCTGCTGCCGGTACAGCACAAGAACAGCCGTGACCCAGGTGACAACGCTGCCATGGTGGAAGCCCGTAGGCGCTTTCTGGAAGGCGGACATTACGCACCGCTGGCGAAGCGCCTCGCAGAGTTGGCCGCAAGCTACAACCCGGAGTGTTGGGTCGATATTGGCTGCGGTGAGGGTTACTACACCGCCCAACTGGCAGACGCCCTTCCACAAGCTGATGGTTATGCGCTGGACATTTCCCGTGAAGCAATCAAGCGTGCCTGTAAGCGGGCGCCGCAGCTCAGCTGGCTGGTCGCCAGTATGGCGCGGGTGCCACTGGCCGACGCCAGCTGCCAGCTGCTGGCCAGCGTATTCAGCCCCCTGGACTGGCTGGAAGCACGCCGCCTGCTCGCCCCCGGTGGAGGTTTGCTGCGTATGGGGCCGACCCGTGACCACCTGATGCAACTGCGCCAGAAGCTCTATGATGAAGTGCGTGACTACGATGATCAGAAGCACTTGGAGTTGATTCCTGAAGGGATGCGCCTGGCCCACAGCGAAACCCTGAGTTTTACTCTGCAACTGACAAGCAGCGAGGCCCGTGCCGATCTGCTAGCAATGACCCCACACGGCTGGCGCGCCAGCGCAGAGCGCCGCGCGGCGGTTATCGCTGAGCCCTTCGACGTAACTGTTGCCATCCGCTACGACTGGATCGAGAAGCTATGA
- a CDS encoding putative quinol monooxygenase, whose product MTYHVLVQFDVPSDKREAFIKAALFDANESLAKEPGTLRFEVIRDENNRNRFYLDEVYENAGAFEQHCRNETITEFYKMVDGYAYGPVFLFKGNRTEG is encoded by the coding sequence ATGACTTACCACGTATTGGTTCAATTTGACGTGCCGAGCGACAAGCGTGAGGCGTTCATCAAAGCTGCGCTGTTTGATGCCAATGAGTCACTGGCAAAAGAGCCTGGCACATTACGGTTCGAAGTGATTCGTGATGAAAACAATCGCAACCGTTTTTATCTGGACGAGGTGTATGAGAACGCTGGTGCGTTTGAGCAACACTGCCGCAACGAGACCATCACTGAGTTCTACAAAATGGTTGATGGCTACGCCTACGGTCCGGTGTTTTTGTTCAAGGGCAATCGCACTGAAGGCTAA
- a CDS encoding LysR family transcriptional regulator has protein sequence MKLSQLNFFCTVVEHGTIAAAAERLHCVPSNITTRIKELEEELGASLFSREKNRLLITPQGRLLYSRATQLLQLAQETKELFVHDAQPQGVLRMGALDVALTQHLPPHIVRYRRTHPKVELHIRPGHSFQLERLLVEGELDLIVTDGPIEHPLLASSLAFNERLVLITPKEVRETADELNTLELYVFGKNCYYRHQVDQWISERIKPRAMLEIESYPTILACVSAGLGFACIPESILNSAPDVHAHLNSRALDELPSSDIYYVWRKQHTSPLVENFMRK, from the coding sequence ATGAAACTATCCCAACTGAATTTCTTCTGCACAGTGGTTGAGCACGGCACCATTGCGGCGGCGGCCGAACGACTGCACTGTGTACCTTCAAACATCACCACTCGGATTAAAGAGCTGGAAGAAGAACTGGGAGCGAGCTTATTCAGCCGGGAAAAGAATCGCCTTCTCATCACCCCACAAGGGCGCTTGCTTTACAGCCGGGCCACACAGTTGCTTCAGCTGGCGCAGGAAACTAAAGAGCTGTTTGTTCACGATGCTCAACCACAGGGGGTTTTGCGCATGGGTGCACTCGATGTCGCGCTGACTCAACATTTACCCCCACACATCGTCCGCTACCGACGCACACACCCCAAAGTTGAGCTGCATATCCGCCCAGGACACTCGTTTCAGCTAGAGCGTTTGCTGGTTGAAGGAGAGTTGGATCTGATCGTGACAGACGGCCCTATTGAACACCCCCTGTTGGCCAGCAGCCTGGCCTTCAACGAGAGGCTGGTATTGATCACTCCCAAAGAGGTGAGAGAGACAGCAGATGAGCTCAATACCCTTGAGCTATACGTCTTCGGCAAGAACTGCTACTACCGGCATCAGGTGGACCAATGGATCAGCGAACGGATCAAGCCCAGGGCTATGCTTGAAATAGAGTCCTACCCAACCATCCTTGCCTGTGTCTCAGCAGGTCTGGGGTTTGCCTGTATTCCTGAAAGCATCCTCAATTCTGCTCCCGATGTACACGCACACCTCAACAGCAGAGCCTTGGATGAGCTGCCCTCAAGCGATATCTATTACGTCTGGCGTAAACAGCATACCTCGCCCCTTGTCGAAAACTTCATGCGCAAATAA